A part of Terriglobus roseus genomic DNA contains:
- a CDS encoding M24 family metallopeptidase produces MNRRHFLSTAALAAASTSFMADAQRPETQAPVKGPLPPSIAALPNRKSEATPITVAERGERIARAQELMAKQGYAGVLLAGGTSMVYFTGIRSGNSERMFAFIIPVKGAAFLVCPSFEEDRMRERLDTIPGGQNVRIYTWHEDESPFALVGKGLADAGLRTGKIGIEEKTPYIYASEIAKANPGLQVVDGTPITAGCRRIKTKHELDLLTLANQVTLSVYEAAWKAGHPGMNTADFSALMGAAYVKSGFPGFSSCETGIYSALPHGSIKPQVIKENDIVLIDDGCTVEGYAADISRTFVYGTPSDKMKRVFDTVHKAQAAARDAAKAGNECQSVDKAARDIITAAGFGPDYKTFTHRVGHGIGMDGHEWPYLVRGNKTILETGMCFSDEPGIYLPNEFGVRLEDCMHITPQGGVLFTPQSPSLTEPFAV; encoded by the coding sequence ATGAACCGCCGCCATTTTCTCTCGACCGCCGCATTGGCAGCAGCTTCCACATCCTTCATGGCCGACGCCCAGCGCCCGGAAACCCAAGCGCCCGTGAAAGGCCCCCTGCCGCCATCCATCGCAGCTCTCCCCAACCGTAAGTCTGAGGCAACCCCCATCACCGTTGCCGAACGTGGCGAACGCATCGCCCGCGCGCAGGAGTTGATGGCGAAGCAGGGATACGCGGGAGTTCTGCTGGCGGGCGGAACCTCCATGGTGTACTTCACCGGCATTCGCAGCGGCAACAGCGAACGCATGTTCGCATTCATCATTCCCGTCAAAGGCGCAGCATTTCTCGTTTGTCCGTCATTTGAAGAAGACCGCATGCGCGAACGCCTCGACACCATCCCCGGCGGCCAGAACGTGCGCATCTACACCTGGCACGAGGACGAAAGCCCGTTCGCTCTCGTAGGCAAAGGCTTGGCCGACGCAGGTCTGCGCACCGGCAAGATCGGCATCGAAGAGAAGACACCCTACATCTACGCATCAGAAATCGCAAAAGCCAATCCGGGCTTGCAAGTAGTCGATGGAACACCCATCACCGCGGGCTGCCGCCGAATCAAGACAAAGCACGAGCTTGATCTACTCACTCTGGCCAATCAGGTAACGCTCTCTGTCTACGAAGCCGCATGGAAGGCTGGCCACCCCGGCATGAACACCGCTGACTTCAGCGCACTCATGGGCGCAGCCTACGTCAAGAGTGGATTCCCCGGATTCTCAAGCTGCGAAACCGGCATCTACAGCGCATTGCCGCACGGCTCCATCAAACCGCAGGTCATCAAGGAAAACGACATCGTCCTCATCGACGACGGTTGCACCGTCGAAGGCTACGCCGCAGACATCTCGCGGACCTTCGTTTACGGCACACCGTCAGACAAGATGAAACGCGTCTTCGACACCGTACACAAAGCGCAGGCTGCCGCACGCGACGCCGCCAAGGCAGGCAACGAATGCCAGTCCGTAGACAAAGCCGCACGCGACATCATCACCGCTGCCGGCTTCGGCCCTGATTACAAGACCTTTACACACCGCGTCGGCCATGGCATCGGCATGGACGGCCATGAGTGGCCATACCTGGTGCGCGGCAACAAGACGATCCTTGAAACAGGCATGTGCTTCAGTGACGAACCCGGTATCTATCTGCCGAATGAATTTGGTGTTCGCCTTGAAGATTGCATGCACATTACGCCGCAAGGTGGAGTTTTATTCACGCCGCAGAGCCCATCTCTCACGGAGCCGTTCGCCGTTTAA
- the murA gene encoding UDP-N-acetylglucosamine 1-carboxyvinyltransferase, whose amino-acid sequence MDKFVVRGGNPLLGTIKVSGAKNSALPCMAAAILTEEEVVLENIPQVRDIETERKLLESMGAHVELGYGRAQHRTTIQCAVLSDPEAKYEIVKTMRASSLVLGPLVARAGIARVALPGGCSIGDRPIDLHLKGLELMGAKITQEYGYIEAKAERLKGAHISFDKITVTGTEDLLMAATLADGETVMENCAQEPEVTDLAEMLIGMGAHIEGAGTSTIRVKGVSKLHGVRHRINPDRIEAGTFLIAGAISGGDLNVDCLNPAHLGAVIAKLEECGVRMDIGKDNIRVRSEGSGSLKAADVTTVEYPGFPTDMQAQYMALATQAEGTSVITENIFENRFMHVPELSRMGANIRVEGRTATVRGRTPLQSAAVMCSDLRASASLVLAALIADGETILDRVYHIDRGYERIEEKLRGVGAQIRRMGEVFGKR is encoded by the coding sequence ATGGATAAGTTTGTTGTCCGTGGTGGCAATCCGTTGCTTGGCACCATCAAGGTTTCCGGCGCAAAGAACTCTGCTCTTCCCTGCATGGCTGCGGCCATCCTTACGGAAGAGGAAGTCGTTCTAGAAAACATTCCCCAGGTCCGCGATATTGAGACCGAACGCAAGCTGCTGGAAAGCATGGGCGCGCACGTGGAGCTGGGTTATGGCCGCGCGCAGCATCGCACCACGATTCAGTGCGCTGTGCTGTCTGATCCGGAAGCCAAGTACGAGATTGTGAAGACCATGCGTGCGTCTTCGCTGGTGCTGGGACCGCTGGTGGCGCGTGCTGGCATTGCTCGCGTTGCGCTGCCGGGCGGATGCTCCATTGGCGACCGCCCCATCGACCTTCATTTGAAGGGTCTGGAGCTGATGGGCGCGAAGATTACGCAGGAGTATGGCTACATTGAAGCCAAGGCGGAACGCCTGAAGGGCGCGCATATTTCCTTTGACAAGATCACCGTTACCGGCACGGAAGACCTGCTGATGGCCGCGACGCTGGCCGACGGCGAAACCGTGATGGAAAACTGCGCACAGGAACCGGAAGTGACCGACCTGGCCGAGATGCTGATTGGCATGGGTGCGCACATTGAAGGCGCAGGCACTTCGACGATTCGTGTGAAGGGCGTATCGAAGCTGCACGGTGTGCGGCATCGCATTAATCCCGACCGCATTGAGGCTGGCACGTTCCTGATTGCGGGCGCTATCTCGGGCGGCGACCTGAATGTGGATTGCCTGAACCCAGCGCATCTGGGCGCTGTGATTGCCAAGCTGGAAGAGTGCGGCGTCCGCATGGATATTGGCAAGGACAACATTCGCGTTCGCAGCGAAGGCAGCGGATCGCTAAAGGCCGCGGACGTTACCACCGTGGAGTATCCGGGCTTCCCCACTGACATGCAGGCGCAGTACATGGCGCTGGCTACGCAGGCGGAAGGCACCAGCGTTATCACGGAAAACATCTTTGAAAACCGCTTCATGCACGTGCCGGAGCTGTCGCGCATGGGAGCAAACATCCGCGTTGAAGGCCGCACGGCTACGGTTCGCGGACGTACGCCGCTGCAGTCGGCTGCGGTTATGTGCAGCGATCTTCGCGCTTCAGCTTCGCTGGTGCTGGCTGCGCTGATTGCGGATGGCGAGACGATTCTGGATCGCGTGTACCACATTGACCGTGGCTACGAGCGCATTGAAGAAAAGCTTCGCGGAGTGGGCGCGCAGATTCGCCGTATGGGCGAAGTCTTCGGCAAACGATAG
- a CDS encoding M28 family peptidase has product MRRLSRLAATLLCFSFASLAASAQIPVLSERKDWSGPADAWWAHVSYLADDKLEGRRAGTPGYEKAVAYVEEQFKTIGLKPAGTSGYQQSFALVPTSIDTAASFFRVNVNGKTVDFPVGSDATLAPGMENTSVSNAPMVFIGYGLRIPKKHIDDFAGTDVKGKVVVFFNAPPINLQGPQRAYARSNDQRWKQLSAAGAVGMISLALAPPQNNANGPARAGGARLLFEDPALNAMKGLQVNAAIAYNAGEKLFEGSGHSYEELRKLANVGETLPHFALPGTLEAKTTISKAAAVHMSNVIGLLEGSDPKLKKEYVVVSAHLDHLGIGRPVNGDSLYNGAMDNASGSASVIECAKLMAKYPHPKRSILFITLAGEELGELGSAYFANKPTVPKKDVVADLNMDMYLPLFPLRFIEVQGLGESTLGNDARAAFQLNDVEVQFDKQPDENRFVRSDQVNFVKQGIPALAFKFGWTPDSPEQKIFMDWVKTRYHKPSDDLQQPVDKVAAAQFTVVLGQLTTRVANGPRPEWYPESSFADQK; this is encoded by the coding sequence ATGCGTCGTCTATCGCGGCTTGCCGCTACGCTGCTCTGCTTTTCGTTCGCCTCGCTTGCGGCCTCTGCGCAGATTCCCGTGCTGAGTGAACGCAAGGACTGGTCTGGCCCTGCCGATGCCTGGTGGGCGCATGTTTCTTACCTGGCGGATGACAAGCTGGAAGGACGTCGTGCGGGAACTCCGGGCTATGAAAAGGCCGTAGCGTATGTCGAAGAACAGTTCAAGACGATTGGTCTGAAGCCTGCCGGTACCAGCGGCTATCAGCAGTCGTTTGCGCTTGTGCCTACTTCGATTGATACGGCAGCCTCGTTCTTCCGTGTGAACGTCAATGGCAAGACGGTGGACTTCCCCGTTGGGTCCGATGCGACGCTGGCTCCCGGCATGGAAAACACCTCGGTTTCAAATGCGCCGATGGTCTTCATTGGCTATGGTCTGCGTATCCCGAAGAAGCATATTGACGACTTTGCTGGCACCGATGTGAAGGGCAAGGTTGTTGTCTTCTTCAATGCGCCGCCGATCAACCTTCAGGGACCGCAGCGCGCCTATGCTCGCAGCAACGATCAGCGCTGGAAGCAGCTTTCAGCAGCCGGTGCGGTGGGCATGATTTCGTTGGCACTGGCACCGCCGCAGAATAATGCGAATGGTCCGGCGCGCGCTGGTGGGGCTCGCCTTCTGTTTGAGGATCCGGCGCTGAACGCCATGAAGGGTTTGCAGGTGAACGCGGCCATTGCTTACAACGCGGGCGAAAAGCTGTTTGAAGGCAGCGGCCATAGCTATGAAGAGCTGCGTAAGCTGGCCAATGTGGGCGAGACGCTGCCGCATTTCGCTTTGCCCGGCACGCTGGAAGCGAAGACGACGATCAGCAAGGCTGCGGCGGTTCACATGTCCAACGTGATTGGCCTGCTGGAGGGCTCTGATCCGAAGCTGAAGAAGGAATATGTGGTGGTCAGCGCGCATCTGGATCACCTGGGCATTGGTCGTCCTGTTAACGGCGACAGCCTGTATAACGGCGCGATGGACAATGCTTCCGGTTCCGCTTCAGTGATTGAATGCGCCAAACTGATGGCGAAGTATCCGCATCCGAAACGGTCGATCTTGTTCATTACGCTGGCGGGCGAGGAGTTGGGCGAACTTGGCTCGGCTTACTTTGCGAATAAGCCCACCGTTCCCAAGAAGGACGTTGTGGCGGATCTGAACATGGACATGTATCTGCCGCTGTTCCCGCTGCGCTTCATTGAAGTGCAGGGTCTGGGCGAAAGCACGCTGGGTAATGATGCTCGCGCGGCATTTCAATTGAATGATGTTGAAGTTCAGTTCGATAAGCAGCCGGATGAGAACCGCTTTGTTCGCTCGGATCAGGTGAATTTCGTGAAGCAGGGCATTCCGGCGCTGGCCTTCAAGTTTGGCTGGACGCCTGATTCGCCTGAGCAGAAGATTTTCATGGATTGGGTAAAGACTCGCTATCACAAGCCTAGCGATGACCTGCAACAGCCTGTCGATAAGGTTGCTGCTGCACAGTTCACCGTGGTGCTTGGACAGTTGACCACGCGCGTTGCCAATGGACCGCGACCGGAATGGTATCCGGAGAGCTCTTTCGCAGATCAGAAATAA
- the proC gene encoding pyrroline-5-carboxylate reductase, whose translation MSTELEYENTLPPAAMPGIKVAILGTGKMGGILLQAFLKNNLLHAEQIIATVAHPERAHALSAQYSVEVTTDNLEAAKQADVILLGVKPIQVPALIEQIRPALSPQKMLVSFAASVKTSAIEDAAGIEMPVVRSMPNTPAMLGAGITALCRGRFVSEDQLGIAQRIFGTVGRTVVVDEKHMDAVTGLSGSGPAFIYIIIEALAEAGVNVGLPRDIATQLAAQTTFGSARMVLETGYHPALLKDAVTTPAGCTVDGILELEEGGLRVTLIKAVKRATQRAKELAAG comes from the coding sequence ATGAGCACAGAACTGGAATACGAAAACACACTGCCCCCCGCAGCGATGCCCGGTATCAAAGTGGCCATCTTGGGTACCGGTAAGATGGGCGGCATTCTTCTGCAGGCCTTCCTGAAGAACAACCTGTTGCACGCCGAACAGATCATTGCCACCGTTGCCCACCCGGAGCGCGCGCATGCGCTCTCCGCGCAGTACAGCGTGGAGGTGACCACGGACAACCTGGAAGCAGCGAAGCAGGCAGACGTGATTCTGCTTGGCGTGAAGCCGATCCAGGTGCCAGCGCTGATTGAGCAGATTCGACCGGCACTTTCGCCGCAGAAGATGCTGGTTTCGTTTGCAGCTTCCGTAAAGACTTCGGCGATTGAAGACGCTGCGGGCATCGAGATGCCGGTGGTGCGTTCCATGCCGAATACTCCGGCGATGCTGGGTGCTGGCATTACGGCGCTTTGCCGCGGACGCTTTGTGTCAGAAGATCAGCTTGGTATTGCGCAGCGCATCTTCGGTACCGTTGGCCGCACTGTGGTGGTGGATGAGAAGCACATGGATGCTGTCACGGGACTTTCGGGTTCGGGTCCGGCGTTCATTTACATCATCATTGAAGCGCTGGCGGAAGCAGGTGTGAACGTGGGTCTACCGCGTGACATTGCGACGCAGCTTGCAGCGCAGACGACCTTTGGTTCTGCACGCATGGTGTTGGAAACCGGCTATCACCCTGCCCTGTTGAAGGACGCGGTAACCACTCCGGCAGGCTGCACGGTGGACGGCATTCTGGAACTGGAAGAAGGCGGCTTGCGTGTGACGTTGATCAAGGCTGTTAAGCGTGCAACGCAACGCGCTAAGGAACTCGCAGCCGGATAA
- a CDS encoding COX15/CtaA family protein, with the protein MNTAVATPSQTRSLKGVRLWAWTTLALFVVVVLQGAVVRATSSGAGCGNHWPLCNGEVVPHFQRLATVIEFMHRSLTGISSTMFFVLAGWTFYATPKKHPARKAAMWSLGFLILEALLGAILVKGHYVENNTSNMRVFVQSIHFTNTMILLAWTTAVAVLLGNVKAAAFNKPLRQASLLTIVAVLITGAAGSVAALADTIFPSHSLHAAIAADFAADSPLLIRMRWIHPAASLLIIAATLLLAKRLKQNNAGHAANLLFANLALQMVIGVADVLMLAPTWIQVLHLLGADLFWISLIGISVPLFLAKPSTT; encoded by the coding sequence ATGAATACCGCCGTTGCTACGCCCAGCCAGACACGCTCCTTAAAAGGAGTGCGCCTGTGGGCGTGGACCACGCTTGCGCTGTTTGTTGTGGTGGTACTGCAGGGAGCGGTTGTTCGCGCGACTTCTTCCGGTGCTGGGTGCGGTAATCATTGGCCGCTGTGCAACGGCGAGGTGGTTCCCCACTTTCAGCGGTTGGCTACAGTGATTGAGTTCATGCACCGGTCGCTGACCGGCATCTCCAGCACGATGTTTTTTGTACTTGCTGGATGGACCTTTTACGCGACTCCGAAGAAGCATCCGGCCAGGAAAGCTGCCATGTGGTCGCTCGGTTTCCTGATTCTGGAAGCGCTGCTTGGCGCAATCCTGGTAAAGGGACACTACGTTGAAAACAACACGTCCAACATGCGTGTTTTCGTTCAGTCCATCCACTTCACGAATACGATGATTCTGCTAGCGTGGACTACGGCTGTTGCGGTTCTGCTGGGGAATGTGAAGGCTGCAGCCTTTAACAAGCCGCTACGGCAGGCGTCGTTGCTGACGATTGTGGCTGTTCTCATCACAGGCGCAGCGGGTTCAGTGGCGGCACTTGCGGACACGATCTTTCCGTCGCACTCGCTTCACGCTGCCATTGCAGCAGATTTTGCGGCCGATTCGCCGTTGCTGATCCGCATGCGTTGGATACATCCTGCGGCGTCTTTGCTCATCATTGCCGCAACGCTGCTGTTGGCAAAACGATTAAAGCAGAACAACGCTGGCCATGCAGCGAATCTTCTCTTTGCGAATCTGGCGTTGCAGATGGTAATTGGTGTGGCCGATGTGCTGATGCTGGCGCCAACGTGGATCCAGGTGCTGCATCTGCTGGGCGCGGATTTGTTCTGGATTTCACTGATTGGTATCAGCGTTCCTTTGTTTCTTGCCAAGCCTTCGACGACATAA
- the ppk1 gene encoding polyphosphate kinase 1: MPTSVRKGKAAATRSGSATSGNSSQPRHLFFNRDESWLRFNSRVLEEAQDTTNPLLERVKFLAITASNLDEFIEVRVAGILQRIEDGYQQPSGDDDDGLTEQERLDQLADHLHRFSREQYSGWTRDLLPSLRKAGIDILSWKQLDDAALRHAAEFYEREVDPLLTPVTIDPTHPFPRVLNKALCIGLLLRRKGNKRDKRPLGGSTLGVVTVPRTLPRLIRLPSAEGTYRFLFLHELIEERMQRLFPGYEILARSPFRVTRNSNLYMQEEESRSLLESVRAELHNRRKGDVVRLEISSGADEELIDQLRVNFELDRWQVFRVDDPVNLTRLMELYSAVDRADLKFSRFAGREFAPPPLADGRPGCLFDTIRSRDVLLHHPFDSFRTVEKFIEAGAEDECVISIKQTLYRTSRDSPLFQALLDAAQTTDVTVVVELMARFDEDSNIRWARTLEDAGVQVFHGIVGLKTHAKLALLVRRDPDGVTRRYAHLGTGNYNSITARFYTDVSLLTANEAVTSAVQKVFNYLTADAQNENFRPLLVAPVTLATDILHLIEREAQHARAGRPARIVAKMNALLDGNTIRALYAASQAGVEIDLIVRGMCALRPGVRKLSESIRVRSIVGRFLEHSRIYWFQNGSTSDNGDANDHTEVYCGSADWMPRNLFERCEAVYPVTQPDLKKRLRHEILETYLADNVKARFLQEDGSYTRPPVGARPVNAQERLMELAALPWPAFAPPASPSVSMAKVVEEKTAVQAESKPTVKKTAAKKKAMPAKKTAARKSSTSKKTSRS; this comes from the coding sequence ATGCCGACATCTGTACGAAAAGGAAAAGCCGCCGCAACACGCAGCGGAAGCGCAACATCCGGTAATAGCAGCCAGCCGCGACATCTCTTCTTTAATCGCGACGAATCATGGTTGCGGTTTAACAGCCGGGTGCTGGAAGAGGCGCAGGACACGACCAATCCGCTGCTGGAACGCGTTAAGTTTCTGGCGATCACAGCCTCCAATCTGGATGAGTTCATCGAAGTGCGCGTGGCGGGTATTTTGCAGCGCATTGAAGACGGCTATCAGCAGCCTTCAGGTGATGATGACGACGGCCTGACAGAGCAGGAACGATTGGATCAACTGGCCGACCATCTGCATCGTTTCAGCCGCGAACAATACTCGGGCTGGACGCGCGATCTGCTGCCCTCGCTGCGTAAGGCGGGCATCGACATTCTTTCCTGGAAGCAACTGGATGATGCGGCTCTGCGGCACGCTGCGGAGTTTTATGAGCGCGAAGTCGACCCTCTGTTGACGCCGGTTACGATCGATCCAACGCACCCGTTTCCGCGTGTGTTGAACAAGGCGCTTTGCATTGGTTTGCTGCTGCGTCGCAAAGGAAATAAACGCGACAAGCGTCCGCTGGGAGGCAGCACTCTTGGCGTTGTGACGGTGCCGCGCACACTGCCACGGCTGATTCGTTTGCCTTCTGCTGAGGGGACGTATCGCTTTCTGTTCCTGCATGAGTTGATTGAAGAGCGCATGCAACGCCTGTTTCCGGGATACGAGATTCTGGCGCGATCGCCCTTCCGCGTAACGCGTAACAGCAATCTTTATATGCAGGAAGAAGAGTCGCGTTCGCTGCTGGAAAGCGTGCGTGCGGAGCTTCATAACCGCCGCAAAGGCGACGTCGTGCGGCTGGAGATTTCATCGGGAGCCGATGAAGAGTTGATCGATCAGCTTCGCGTCAACTTCGAGCTTGATCGCTGGCAGGTCTTCCGCGTTGACGATCCGGTGAACCTGACACGGTTGATGGAACTTTACAGCGCAGTCGACCGCGCTGACCTTAAATTCTCGCGCTTTGCTGGACGAGAATTTGCACCGCCGCCCCTGGCAGATGGCCGCCCCGGTTGTCTATTCGACACGATTCGTAGTCGTGACGTGCTGCTACATCATCCGTTCGATTCGTTCCGCACCGTTGAGAAGTTTATTGAGGCCGGAGCAGAAGACGAATGCGTGATCTCTATCAAGCAGACGCTGTATCGCACATCGCGCGATTCACCGCTGTTTCAGGCGCTGCTGGATGCTGCACAGACCACGGACGTGACGGTGGTGGTGGAGTTGATGGCGCGTTTCGATGAAGACTCCAATATTCGCTGGGCACGTACGCTAGAAGATGCAGGAGTGCAGGTGTTTCACGGCATTGTGGGCCTGAAGACACACGCGAAGCTGGCGCTGTTGGTGCGTCGCGATCCCGATGGAGTGACGCGTCGTTACGCGCATTTGGGCACTGGGAATTACAACTCCATCACTGCGCGGTTTTATACGGATGTGAGTTTGTTGACGGCGAATGAAGCGGTCACTTCTGCCGTGCAGAAGGTGTTTAACTATCTGACCGCCGATGCGCAGAATGAGAACTTCCGTCCGTTGCTGGTGGCGCCCGTTACGCTGGCCACGGACATTCTGCATTTGATTGAGCGTGAGGCGCAGCATGCGCGAGCAGGGCGGCCTGCACGGATTGTTGCGAAGATGAACGCTCTGCTGGATGGCAATACGATCCGCGCGCTGTATGCCGCTTCTCAGGCTGGCGTAGAGATTGATCTGATTGTGCGCGGCATGTGCGCGCTGCGCCCCGGCGTGCGGAAGTTAAGCGAAAGCATCCGCGTGCGCTCCATTGTTGGGCGTTTTCTGGAACACAGTCGTATTTATTGGTTTCAAAACGGAAGCACGAGCGACAACGGCGATGCCAATGACCACACCGAGGTTTACTGTGGCTCAGCAGACTGGATGCCCCGCAACCTGTTTGAGCGATGTGAAGCGGTGTATCCCGTAACGCAACCGGATCTGAAGAAGCGTCTGCGCCACGAAATCCTGGAAACCTATCTGGCCGATAACGTGAAGGCTCGGTTTCTGCAGGAGGATGGCAGCTATACGCGGCCTCCTGTAGGTGCTCGTCCTGTGAATGCGCAGGAACGTTTGATGGAACTGGCGGCGTTGCCCTGGCCTGCTTTTGCACCTCCTGCATCCCCTTCGGTCTCGATGGCGAAGGTGGTTGAAGAGAAGACCGCTGTGCAGGCCGAGAGCAAGCCAACCGTAAAGAAAACTGCCGCGAAGAAGAAAGCGATGCCTGCAAAGAAGACTGCGGCGCGCAAATCTTCGACGAGCAAAAAAACAAGCCGTTCCTGA
- a CDS encoding alpha-ketoacid dehydrogenase subunit alpha/beta: MATRANAPQKSSQSALGSLSPEKLIHFFRLMYLSRKTDDREILLKRQQKIFFQISCAGHEALLVAAGLSLKPGYDWFFPYYRDRAFALTVGQTVKDQLLQAVGADDPGSGGRQMPSHWTSKALRLMSPSSATATQLLHAVGCAEAGRYFSNHPEAAKGNYGPGDYRAFKDVDFHADEVVYTSVGEGSTSQGEFWEALNTASNAKLPVLFVVEDNGYAISTPVEANTPGGNISRLVANFPNFHFAEVDGTDPIASYEAMQEAVAYCRSGKGPAFVHGHVIRPYSHALSDDERWYRHPSELDADALRDPILKTEALLLREGILTEEQLQRLKTEVDDEVRKAADEALAAPLPKIENITKHVYSEDLDPTDSVFSTQPKPVDAVDHTIADLINSTLHDEMARDERIVIFGEDVADATRDQHLKSGQLKGKGGVFKITAGLQTDFGSDRVFNSPLAEANIVGRAIGMASRGLKPVVEIQFFDYIWPAVHQMRNELSNFRWRSNGNHSSPLVIRVPIGGYLTGGSIYHSQSGESIFTHTPGIRVVMPSSAQDFAGLLRTAIRCDDPVLFLEHKRLYRESYGRGPNPGPEYMIPFGKAKTVKSGSDLTVITYGAVVPRALQAAQKLEREKGISAEIIDLRSLSPYDFEAIAESVRKTNRVIVAHEDMRSWGFGAELAARISDELFHDLDAPVRRIGSMDTFVAYQPILEDAILPQPEHIYAAMADLAAF; encoded by the coding sequence ATGGCAACACGCGCGAACGCACCACAGAAGTCTTCCCAGAGCGCACTCGGATCGCTCTCGCCGGAAAAGCTGATTCACTTCTTCCGCCTGATGTATCTTTCGCGGAAGACAGATGATCGTGAAATCCTGCTGAAACGCCAGCAGAAGATTTTCTTCCAGATATCCTGCGCAGGGCATGAAGCGCTTCTTGTTGCTGCGGGCCTCTCGCTGAAGCCGGGCTACGACTGGTTCTTCCCCTACTATCGTGACCGCGCATTCGCCCTCACCGTCGGCCAGACCGTGAAGGATCAGCTATTGCAGGCTGTTGGAGCGGACGATCCCGGCAGCGGCGGCCGTCAGATGCCCTCTCACTGGACCTCCAAGGCGCTACGCCTCATGTCGCCTTCCTCCGCGACGGCCACTCAGCTACTCCACGCAGTCGGCTGCGCAGAAGCAGGTCGCTACTTCAGCAATCATCCTGAAGCCGCAAAAGGGAACTACGGTCCCGGCGACTATCGCGCTTTCAAAGACGTCGACTTCCACGCCGACGAAGTGGTCTACACCTCGGTAGGCGAAGGCTCCACCTCGCAGGGCGAGTTCTGGGAAGCACTGAACACTGCCTCCAACGCCAAGCTCCCGGTACTCTTCGTCGTGGAAGACAACGGCTACGCCATCTCCACGCCCGTTGAGGCAAACACGCCCGGCGGCAACATTTCGCGACTCGTCGCAAACTTCCCGAACTTCCATTTCGCCGAAGTCGACGGCACGGATCCCATCGCAAGCTATGAGGCGATGCAGGAAGCGGTCGCCTACTGCCGCAGCGGCAAAGGGCCGGCATTTGTCCACGGCCATGTAATCCGTCCGTACTCGCACGCACTTTCTGACGACGAGCGTTGGTATCGCCATCCCTCGGAACTGGATGCTGACGCCCTCCGCGATCCCATTCTGAAGACAGAAGCGCTGCTCCTTCGCGAAGGCATTCTCACAGAGGAGCAGCTTCAGCGGCTCAAGACCGAAGTGGACGATGAAGTCCGCAAGGCTGCCGATGAAGCTCTGGCCGCGCCGCTGCCGAAGATTGAGAACATCACGAAGCACGTGTACTCAGAGGACCTGGACCCCACTGACAGCGTTTTCTCCACGCAGCCAAAGCCGGTTGATGCCGTCGATCACACTATCGCTGACCTCATTAACAGCACCTTGCATGACGAGATGGCTCGTGACGAACGCATCGTCATCTTCGGTGAAGACGTGGCGGACGCCACGCGCGATCAGCATCTGAAATCGGGCCAACTTAAAGGCAAGGGCGGCGTCTTCAAGATCACCGCTGGTCTCCAGACCGACTTTGGTTCGGACCGCGTCTTCAACTCACCGCTTGCAGAAGCAAACATCGTCGGACGTGCCATCGGCATGGCGTCACGCGGCCTGAAGCCAGTCGTTGAAATTCAGTTCTTCGACTACATCTGGCCCGCCGTACACCAGATGCGCAATGAGCTCTCGAACTTCCGGTGGCGCTCCAACGGCAATCACTCTTCGCCATTGGTCATCCGCGTTCCCATCGGCGGTTATCTCACCGGCGGTTCCATCTATCACTCGCAATCGGGCGAAAGCATCTTCACGCACACGCCCGGCATTCGCGTAGTCATGCCTTCTTCCGCACAGGATTTCGCAGGCCTGTTGCGCACCGCCATCCGTTGCGACGACCCCGTCCTGTTCCTGGAACACAAGCGTCTCTATCGCGAATCCTACGGACGCGGCCCCAACCCCGGCCCGGAGTACATGATTCCGTTCGGCAAAGCGAAGACCGTCAAGTCGGGTTCCGATCTCACCGTCATCACTTACGGCGCAGTCGTGCCGCGCGCTTTGCAGGCCGCGCAAAAGCTGGAACGCGAGAAGGGAATCTCGGCCGAGATCATCGATCTCCGTTCGCTCTCGCCGTATGACTTTGAAGCCATCGCTGAAAGCGTCCGCAAGACGAATCGAGTAATCGTCGCTCACGAAGACATGCGTAGCTGGGGCTTTGGTGCAGAACTCGCCGCACGCATCAGTGACGAACTCTTCCACGATCTCGATGCACCCGTGCGCCGCATCGGCAGTATGGACACCTTCGTGGCCTACCAGCCGATTCTGGAAGATGCGATCCTGCCGCAGCCGGAACACATCTACGCAGCCATGGCAGACCTGGCCGCTTTCTAA